The Drosophila mauritiana strain mau12 chromosome 2R, ASM438214v1, whole genome shotgun sequence genome has a segment encoding these proteins:
- the LOC117138306 gene encoding neogenin isoform X2 — MAITTNRSSRTLWNWLLSSCLIFQLIGNSLASQALSFTLEPQDAVVPEGHSVLLQCAGTASTGRGGKSKVSSPSSVSIRWRGPDGQDLVIVGDTFRTQLKNGSLYISSVEENRGLTGAYQCLLTAEGVGSILSRPALVAIVRQPDLNQDFLETYLLPGQTAYFRCMLGEANWQEGVKHSVQWLKDDLPLPVDKLRMVVLPNGALEIDEVGPSDRGSYQCNVTSGSSSRLSSKTNLNIKKPSDPGADNSVAPSFLVGPSPKTVREGDTVTLDCVANGVPKPQIKWLRNGMDLDFNDLDSRFSIVGTGSLQISSAEDIDSGNYQCRASNTVDSLDAQATVQVQEPPKFIKAPKDTTAHEKDEPELKCDIWGKPKPVIRWLKNGDLITPNDYMQLVDGHNLKILGLLNSDAGMFQCVGTNAAGSVHAAARLRVVPQGGHSTKSLQTFDNLTKRRKPFNSGEQLRTKSGGSFPFPDEDDDLDDSDAGTTRLRIPSGKLPKFEQPLNDRRFNILNAGSALPLENQSKSYEDDDDDYDEDDPAKEALLEAYKQGEDAHKILDSWQQAKSKKSQQQKQSPASPDSPEQDPSVPHPGGKPLDSGLQARLPSQPRDLVAQIVKSRFVTLSWVEPLQNAGDVVYYTVYYKMNNSEREQKMVTKSHDDQQVNIQSLLPGRTYQFRVEANTNFGSGASSAPLEVSTQPEVNIAGPPRNFEGFARSHKEIYVKWEEPTVTNGEILKYRVYYSENDSGADLYHDSTALEAVLTELRPHTDYVISVVPFNRNGMGDSSAEIRVKTFSSTPSEPPNNVTLEVTSSSSITVHWEPPAEEDRNGQITGYKIRYRKFKDAPQVKSTPANIRYFELSNLDRNAEYQVKIAAMTVNGSGPFTEWNRANTLENDLDETQVPGKPIWISIHPGANNIALHWGPPQHPEIKIRNYVLGWGRGIPDENTIELKETERYHILKNLESNMDYVVSLRARNVKGDGPPIYDNIKTRDEEPVDAPTPLEVPVGLRAITMSSSSIVVYWIDTMLNKNQHVTDNRHYTVSYGITGSNRYRYHNTTDLNCMINDLRPNTQYEFAVKVVKGRRESSWSMSVLNSTYQNVPVTPPREVTVRLDEMNPPTVIVQWIPPKHTLGQITGYNIYYTTDTTKRDRDWSVEAFAGEETMLMLPNLKPYTTYYFKVQARTTKGANNAPFSALVSYTTSAAVTMQEPDTIAKGIDNEKLLYIIIAATAVVLLVVLLGVLLLCRRKPQSSPEHTKKSYQKNNVGVPKPPDLWIHHDQMELKNIDKGLHTVTPVCSDGASSSGALTLPRSVVHSEYEVETPVPGHVTNSLDKRSYVPGYMTTSMNGTMERPQYPRTQYSHQNRSHMTMEAGLSQQSLTQPQSNSMAQTPEHPYGGYDANFCNAGNAAAGNGCVSTIESSKRGHPLKSFSVPGPPPTGGATPVTKHTPAVTIRPQNQSPYKKPSFSAATPNRLQGGGSVVHSTDEIQRLAPSTSTEELNQEMANLEGLMKDLSAITANEFEC, encoded by the exons CGCTTTCGTTCACCTTGGAGCCCCAGGATGCCGTAGTGCCCGAGGGCCACTCGGTGCTGCTCCAGTGTGCGGGCACTGCATCCACGGGACGCGGAGGCAAGAGCAAGGTTAGCTCGCCCAGCTCAGTGAGCATCCGGTGGCGAGGACCTGATGGGCAGGACCTGGTCATCGTGGGTGATACGTTCCGCACTCAGCTGAAGAATGGATCACTGTACATCAGCTCCGTTGAGGAGAACCGTGGACTGACGGGAGCCTACCAGTGCCTGTTGACTGCCGAGGGCGTGGGCAGTATACTCAGTCGACCCGCACTGGTGGCCATTGTCCGACAGCCAGATCTGAATCAGGACTTCCTGGAAACCTACCTGCTGCCAGGTCAGACGGCCTACTTCCGTTGCATGCTGGGCGAAGCCAACTGGCAGGAGGGCGTTAAGCACTCGGTGCAGTGGCTCAAGGATGACCTGCCATTGCCCGTGGACAAGTTGCGCATGGTGGTGCTGCCCAACGGAGCGCTGGAGATCGACGAAGTGGGTCCATCGGATCGCGGATCCTATCAGTGCAACGTGACTTCGGGCAGTTCCTCCCGGCTAAGCAGCAAAACGAACCTGAACATCAAGAAACCCAGTGACCCGGGTGCCGATAACTCAGTGGCTCCATCGTTCCTTGTGGGACCTTCGCCCAAAACCGTGAGGGAGGGCGACACCGTCACCCTGGACTGTGTGGCCAATGGAGTGCCAAAGCCGCAGATTAAGTGGCTGCGAAATGGCATGGATCTGGATTTTAACGACCTGGACTCACGCTTCTCCATCGTTGGAACGGGTTCGCTGCAGATCTCCAGTGCCGAGGACATTGATTCAGGGAACTACCAGTGCAGGGCCAGCAATACGGTAGATTCGCTTGATGCTCAGGCCACGGTGCAGGTACAGGAACCACCCAAGTTCATCAAGGCGCCCAAGGATACGACTGCCCACGAGAAGGACGAACCGGAATTGAAGTGCGATATCTGGGGCAAGCCAAAACCCGTCATTAGGTGGCTTAAGAACGGAGATCTCATAACGCCCAACGACTACATGCAACTGGTGGATGGTCACAATCTGAAGATCCTCGGACTCCTCAACTCCGATGCTGGGATGTTCCAGTGCGTGGGCACCAATGCCGCCGGCAGTGTCCATGCTGCAGCTCGTCTGCGGGTTGTCCCGCAAGGAG GCCACTCCACCAAATCCCTCCAGACCTTTGACAATCTGACCAAGCGTCGCAAACCCTTCAATTCGGGTGAGCAGCTGCGAACCAAGTCCGGCGGGAGTTTTCCCTTTCCGGACGAGGACGATGACCTAGACGACAGTGACGCCGGTACGACACGACTAAGGATCCCATCCGGAAAGCTTCCCAAATTTGAGCAACCGCTCAACGACCGCAGATTCAATATCCTGAACGCGGGTAGTGCTTTGCCGCTGGAGAACCAATCGAAGAGTTACGaggacgatgacgacgactaTGACGAGGACGATCCAGCTAAGGAGGCTCTCCTGGAGGCCTACAAACAGGGCGAGGACGCACATAAAATACTGGACTCCTGGCAGCAGGCCAAGAGCAAGAAATCCCAACAGCAAAAACAATCCCCTGCTTCCCCAGACTCCCCCGAACAGGATCCGAGTGTTCCGCATCCAGGTGGCAAGCCGTTGGACAGCGGACTCCAGGCCCGATTGCCCAGCCAGCCGCGCGATCTGGTGGCGCAGATAGTGAAGTCCCGATTCGTGACCCTCAGCTGGGTGGAACCACTCCAAAACGCCGGCGATGTGGTCTACTACACGGTCTACTACAAGATGAACAACAGCGAGAG GGAACAAAAAATGGTTACCAAGTCCCATGACGACCAGCAGGTCAATATTCAATCGCTGCTGCCCGGCAGAACCTATCAGTTCCGAGTGGAGGCCAATACCAATTTCGGCAGCGGTGCATCTTCTGCTCCCCTAGAAGTTAGTACCCAACCGGAGGTGAACATTGCAGGTCCGCCGCGCAACTTTGAAGGCTTTGCACGCAGTCACAAAGAGATCTACGTCAAATGGGAAGAGCCCACGGTGACCAATGGAGAGATACTCAAGTATCGAGTGTACTATTCCGAG AACGACAGCGGTGCCGATTTATATCACGATAGTACTGCTTTAGAAGCAGTTCTTACCGAGTTGCGTCCCCACACGGATTACGTGATTTCAGTAGTGCCTTTTAATCGTAACGGAATGGGGGACTCCTCAGCGGAGATACGTGTTAAGACGTTTTCCTCCACGCCGTCGGAACCCCCTAATAATGTTACTCTTGAGGTGACCAGCTCCAGC TCAATTACCGTCCACTGGGAGCCGCCTGCAGAGGAAGATCGCAACGGCCAGATTACGGGCTACAAAATTCGCTATCGCAAGTTCAAGGATGCACCGCAGGTGAAGAGTACTCCTGCCAATATTCGTTACTTTGAGTTGAGCAACTTGGACCGGAATGCCGAGTACCAGGTAAAGATCGCTGCAATGACAGTGAACGGTTCCGGACCCTTCACGGAATGGAATCGTGCTAACACTCTGGAAAACGATCTGGACGAGACTCAAGTTCCGGGCAAACCAATTTGGATTAGCATTCATCCTGGAGCCAACAACATTGCCCTGCATTGGGGTCCCCCACAGCATCCGGAAATCAAGATACGCAACTACGTGCTGGGCTGGGGCCGTGGCATTCCCGATGAGAACACCATCGAGCTAAAGGAGACTGAGCGCTATCATATACTCAAGAATCTAGAGTCGAATATGGATTATGTGGTCTCGCTAAGGGCTCGAAATGTTAAAGGTGACGGTCCGCCTATATACGACAACATTAAGACACGCGACGAGGAGCCCGTGGACGCACCAACTCCACTTGAGGTTCCGGTGGGTCTGCGAGCCATCACCATGTCCAGTTCCTCGATTGTGGTCTACTGGATTGACACGATGCTGAACAAAAATCAGCATGTAACAGATAATCGCCACTATACGGTTAGCTATGGCATCACGGGATCCAATCGCTATCGCTACCACAACACCACGGATCTCAACTGCATGATTAATGACCTGCGACCCAATACGCAGTATGAGTTTGCTGTTAAGGTGGTCAAAGGACGAAGGGAGTCCTCCTGGTCGATGTCTGTGTTGAATAGTACATATCAGAATGTTCCTGTCACCCCGCCTCGAGAGGTTACTGTGCGCTTGGATGAGATGAATCCGCCCACTGTGATCGTCCAGTGGATACCTCCGAAACATACTCTTGGTCAGATTACCGGATACAATATTTACTACACCACCGACACCACGAAAAGAGATCGCGACTGGTCAGTCGAAGCATTTGCCGGCGAGGAAACTATGCTCATGCTTCCGAATCTGAAACCTTACACCACGTACTACTTTAAAGTTCAGGCTAGAACTACCAAGGGGGCTAATAATGCTCCTTTCTCGGCTCTCGTATCATACACCACAAGTGCAGCCGTTACCATGCAGGAGCCCGACACCATAGCCAAGGGAATCGACAACGAGAAGCTGCTTTACATAATTATAGCAGCTACAGCTGTAGTGTTGCTTGTGGTGCTCTTGGGCGTCCTATTGCTCTGCCGACGTAAGCCACAATCTTCGCCAGAACATACTAAGAAGAG CTATCAAAAGAACAATGTTGGCGTGCCCAAGCCACCAGATCTATGGATACACCACGATCAAATGGAGCTCAAAAACATAGATAAGGGCTTGCATACAGTGACACCCGTCTGCAGCGATGGAGCCTCGAGCAGTGGTGCCCTCACCCTGCCACGATCAGTGGTGCACAGTGAATACGAGGTGGAGACGCCAGTGCCCGGTCATGTGACCAATTCTCTGGACAAGCGATCCTATGTGCCAGGATATATGA CCACATCAATGAACGGAACGATGGAGCGACCTCAGTACCCGCGCACCCAGTACAGCCACCAAAATCGTTCCCACATGACCATGGAGGCTGGCCTCTCCCAGCAGAGTCTCACCCAACCGCAAAGCAACTCGATGGCTCAGACCCCAGAGCATCCTTATGGCGGCTACGATGCCAACTTCTG CAACGCGGGAAATGCAGCTGCAGGCAATGGCTGTGTGTCCACCATTGAAAGTTCTAAGCGTGGCCATCCTCTAAAGAGCTTCAGTGTGCCGGGTCCACCACCCACTGGCGGAGCCACCCCAGTTACCAAGCATA CTCCCGCCGTCACAATACGTCCACAAAATCAATCGCCCTACAAGAAACCATCTTTCTCGGCTGCCACGCCCAATCGCCTGCAGGGCGGTGGCTCGGTAGTGCACTCAACCGATGAGATTCAAAGACTTGCCCCCAGCACATCTACCGAGGAGCTAAACCAAGAAATGGCCAATCTGGAGGGCCTCATGAAGGATCTGAGCGCAATCACGGCCAACGAGTTCGAGTGTTAA
- the LOC117138306 gene encoding neogenin isoform X1: protein MAITTNRSSRTLWNWLLSSCLIFQLIGNSLASQALSFTLEPQDAVVPEGHSVLLQCAGTASTGRGGKSKVSSPSSVSIRWRGPDGQDLVIVGDTFRTQLKNGSLYISSVEENRGLTGAYQCLLTAEGVGSILSRPALVAIVRQPDLNQDFLETYLLPGQTAYFRCMLGEANWQEGVKHSVQWLKDDLPLPVDKLRMVVLPNGALEIDEVGPSDRGSYQCNVTSGSSSRLSSKTNLNIKKPSDPGADNSVAPSFLVGPSPKTVREGDTVTLDCVANGVPKPQIKWLRNGMDLDFNDLDSRFSIVGTGSLQISSAEDIDSGNYQCRASNTVDSLDAQATVQVQEPPKFIKAPKDTTAHEKDEPELKCDIWGKPKPVIRWLKNGDLITPNDYMQLVDGHNLKILGLLNSDAGMFQCVGTNAAGSVHAAARLRVVPQGVKIKKRKSQGHSTKSLQTFDNLTKRRKPFNSGEQLRTKSGGSFPFPDEDDDLDDSDAGTTRLRIPSGKLPKFEQPLNDRRFNILNAGSALPLENQSKSYEDDDDDYDEDDPAKEALLEAYKQGEDAHKILDSWQQAKSKKSQQQKQSPASPDSPEQDPSVPHPGGKPLDSGLQARLPSQPRDLVAQIVKSRFVTLSWVEPLQNAGDVVYYTVYYKMNNSEREQKMVTKSHDDQQVNIQSLLPGRTYQFRVEANTNFGSGASSAPLEVSTQPEVNIAGPPRNFEGFARSHKEIYVKWEEPTVTNGEILKYRVYYSENDSGADLYHDSTALEAVLTELRPHTDYVISVVPFNRNGMGDSSAEIRVKTFSSTPSEPPNNVTLEVTSSSSITVHWEPPAEEDRNGQITGYKIRYRKFKDAPQVKSTPANIRYFELSNLDRNAEYQVKIAAMTVNGSGPFTEWNRANTLENDLDETQVPGKPIWISIHPGANNIALHWGPPQHPEIKIRNYVLGWGRGIPDENTIELKETERYHILKNLESNMDYVVSLRARNVKGDGPPIYDNIKTRDEEPVDAPTPLEVPVGLRAITMSSSSIVVYWIDTMLNKNQHVTDNRHYTVSYGITGSNRYRYHNTTDLNCMINDLRPNTQYEFAVKVVKGRRESSWSMSVLNSTYQNVPVTPPREVTVRLDEMNPPTVIVQWIPPKHTLGQITGYNIYYTTDTTKRDRDWSVEAFAGEETMLMLPNLKPYTTYYFKVQARTTKGANNAPFSALVSYTTSAAVTMQEPDTIAKGIDNEKLLYIIIAATAVVLLVVLLGVLLLCRRKPQSSPEHTKKSYQKNNVGVPKPPDLWIHHDQMELKNIDKGLHTVTPVCSDGASSSGALTLPRSVVHSEYEVETPVPGHVTNSLDKRSYVPGYMTTSMNGTMERPQYPRTQYSHQNRSHMTMEAGLSQQSLTQPQSNSMAQTPEHPYGGYDANFCNAGNAAAGNGCVSTIESSKRGHPLKSFSVPGPPPTGGATPVTKHTPAVTIRPQNQSPYKKPSFSAATPNRLQGGGSVVHSTDEIQRLAPSTSTEELNQEMANLEGLMKDLSAITANEFEC, encoded by the exons CGCTTTCGTTCACCTTGGAGCCCCAGGATGCCGTAGTGCCCGAGGGCCACTCGGTGCTGCTCCAGTGTGCGGGCACTGCATCCACGGGACGCGGAGGCAAGAGCAAGGTTAGCTCGCCCAGCTCAGTGAGCATCCGGTGGCGAGGACCTGATGGGCAGGACCTGGTCATCGTGGGTGATACGTTCCGCACTCAGCTGAAGAATGGATCACTGTACATCAGCTCCGTTGAGGAGAACCGTGGACTGACGGGAGCCTACCAGTGCCTGTTGACTGCCGAGGGCGTGGGCAGTATACTCAGTCGACCCGCACTGGTGGCCATTGTCCGACAGCCAGATCTGAATCAGGACTTCCTGGAAACCTACCTGCTGCCAGGTCAGACGGCCTACTTCCGTTGCATGCTGGGCGAAGCCAACTGGCAGGAGGGCGTTAAGCACTCGGTGCAGTGGCTCAAGGATGACCTGCCATTGCCCGTGGACAAGTTGCGCATGGTGGTGCTGCCCAACGGAGCGCTGGAGATCGACGAAGTGGGTCCATCGGATCGCGGATCCTATCAGTGCAACGTGACTTCGGGCAGTTCCTCCCGGCTAAGCAGCAAAACGAACCTGAACATCAAGAAACCCAGTGACCCGGGTGCCGATAACTCAGTGGCTCCATCGTTCCTTGTGGGACCTTCGCCCAAAACCGTGAGGGAGGGCGACACCGTCACCCTGGACTGTGTGGCCAATGGAGTGCCAAAGCCGCAGATTAAGTGGCTGCGAAATGGCATGGATCTGGATTTTAACGACCTGGACTCACGCTTCTCCATCGTTGGAACGGGTTCGCTGCAGATCTCCAGTGCCGAGGACATTGATTCAGGGAACTACCAGTGCAGGGCCAGCAATACGGTAGATTCGCTTGATGCTCAGGCCACGGTGCAGGTACAGGAACCACCCAAGTTCATCAAGGCGCCCAAGGATACGACTGCCCACGAGAAGGACGAACCGGAATTGAAGTGCGATATCTGGGGCAAGCCAAAACCCGTCATTAGGTGGCTTAAGAACGGAGATCTCATAACGCCCAACGACTACATGCAACTGGTGGATGGTCACAATCTGAAGATCCTCGGACTCCTCAACTCCGATGCTGGGATGTTCCAGTGCGTGGGCACCAATGCCGCCGGCAGTGTCCATGCTGCAGCTCGTCTGCGGGTTGTCCCGCAAGGAG TGAAAATCAAAAAACGAAAATCCCAAGGCCACTCCACCAAATCCCTCCAGACCTTTGACAATCTGACCAAGCGTCGCAAACCCTTCAATTCGGGTGAGCAGCTGCGAACCAAGTCCGGCGGGAGTTTTCCCTTTCCGGACGAGGACGATGACCTAGACGACAGTGACGCCGGTACGACACGACTAAGGATCCCATCCGGAAAGCTTCCCAAATTTGAGCAACCGCTCAACGACCGCAGATTCAATATCCTGAACGCGGGTAGTGCTTTGCCGCTGGAGAACCAATCGAAGAGTTACGaggacgatgacgacgactaTGACGAGGACGATCCAGCTAAGGAGGCTCTCCTGGAGGCCTACAAACAGGGCGAGGACGCACATAAAATACTGGACTCCTGGCAGCAGGCCAAGAGCAAGAAATCCCAACAGCAAAAACAATCCCCTGCTTCCCCAGACTCCCCCGAACAGGATCCGAGTGTTCCGCATCCAGGTGGCAAGCCGTTGGACAGCGGACTCCAGGCCCGATTGCCCAGCCAGCCGCGCGATCTGGTGGCGCAGATAGTGAAGTCCCGATTCGTGACCCTCAGCTGGGTGGAACCACTCCAAAACGCCGGCGATGTGGTCTACTACACGGTCTACTACAAGATGAACAACAGCGAGAG GGAACAAAAAATGGTTACCAAGTCCCATGACGACCAGCAGGTCAATATTCAATCGCTGCTGCCCGGCAGAACCTATCAGTTCCGAGTGGAGGCCAATACCAATTTCGGCAGCGGTGCATCTTCTGCTCCCCTAGAAGTTAGTACCCAACCGGAGGTGAACATTGCAGGTCCGCCGCGCAACTTTGAAGGCTTTGCACGCAGTCACAAAGAGATCTACGTCAAATGGGAAGAGCCCACGGTGACCAATGGAGAGATACTCAAGTATCGAGTGTACTATTCCGAG AACGACAGCGGTGCCGATTTATATCACGATAGTACTGCTTTAGAAGCAGTTCTTACCGAGTTGCGTCCCCACACGGATTACGTGATTTCAGTAGTGCCTTTTAATCGTAACGGAATGGGGGACTCCTCAGCGGAGATACGTGTTAAGACGTTTTCCTCCACGCCGTCGGAACCCCCTAATAATGTTACTCTTGAGGTGACCAGCTCCAGC TCAATTACCGTCCACTGGGAGCCGCCTGCAGAGGAAGATCGCAACGGCCAGATTACGGGCTACAAAATTCGCTATCGCAAGTTCAAGGATGCACCGCAGGTGAAGAGTACTCCTGCCAATATTCGTTACTTTGAGTTGAGCAACTTGGACCGGAATGCCGAGTACCAGGTAAAGATCGCTGCAATGACAGTGAACGGTTCCGGACCCTTCACGGAATGGAATCGTGCTAACACTCTGGAAAACGATCTGGACGAGACTCAAGTTCCGGGCAAACCAATTTGGATTAGCATTCATCCTGGAGCCAACAACATTGCCCTGCATTGGGGTCCCCCACAGCATCCGGAAATCAAGATACGCAACTACGTGCTGGGCTGGGGCCGTGGCATTCCCGATGAGAACACCATCGAGCTAAAGGAGACTGAGCGCTATCATATACTCAAGAATCTAGAGTCGAATATGGATTATGTGGTCTCGCTAAGGGCTCGAAATGTTAAAGGTGACGGTCCGCCTATATACGACAACATTAAGACACGCGACGAGGAGCCCGTGGACGCACCAACTCCACTTGAGGTTCCGGTGGGTCTGCGAGCCATCACCATGTCCAGTTCCTCGATTGTGGTCTACTGGATTGACACGATGCTGAACAAAAATCAGCATGTAACAGATAATCGCCACTATACGGTTAGCTATGGCATCACGGGATCCAATCGCTATCGCTACCACAACACCACGGATCTCAACTGCATGATTAATGACCTGCGACCCAATACGCAGTATGAGTTTGCTGTTAAGGTGGTCAAAGGACGAAGGGAGTCCTCCTGGTCGATGTCTGTGTTGAATAGTACATATCAGAATGTTCCTGTCACCCCGCCTCGAGAGGTTACTGTGCGCTTGGATGAGATGAATCCGCCCACTGTGATCGTCCAGTGGATACCTCCGAAACATACTCTTGGTCAGATTACCGGATACAATATTTACTACACCACCGACACCACGAAAAGAGATCGCGACTGGTCAGTCGAAGCATTTGCCGGCGAGGAAACTATGCTCATGCTTCCGAATCTGAAACCTTACACCACGTACTACTTTAAAGTTCAGGCTAGAACTACCAAGGGGGCTAATAATGCTCCTTTCTCGGCTCTCGTATCATACACCACAAGTGCAGCCGTTACCATGCAGGAGCCCGACACCATAGCCAAGGGAATCGACAACGAGAAGCTGCTTTACATAATTATAGCAGCTACAGCTGTAGTGTTGCTTGTGGTGCTCTTGGGCGTCCTATTGCTCTGCCGACGTAAGCCACAATCTTCGCCAGAACATACTAAGAAGAG CTATCAAAAGAACAATGTTGGCGTGCCCAAGCCACCAGATCTATGGATACACCACGATCAAATGGAGCTCAAAAACATAGATAAGGGCTTGCATACAGTGACACCCGTCTGCAGCGATGGAGCCTCGAGCAGTGGTGCCCTCACCCTGCCACGATCAGTGGTGCACAGTGAATACGAGGTGGAGACGCCAGTGCCCGGTCATGTGACCAATTCTCTGGACAAGCGATCCTATGTGCCAGGATATATGA CCACATCAATGAACGGAACGATGGAGCGACCTCAGTACCCGCGCACCCAGTACAGCCACCAAAATCGTTCCCACATGACCATGGAGGCTGGCCTCTCCCAGCAGAGTCTCACCCAACCGCAAAGCAACTCGATGGCTCAGACCCCAGAGCATCCTTATGGCGGCTACGATGCCAACTTCTG CAACGCGGGAAATGCAGCTGCAGGCAATGGCTGTGTGTCCACCATTGAAAGTTCTAAGCGTGGCCATCCTCTAAAGAGCTTCAGTGTGCCGGGTCCACCACCCACTGGCGGAGCCACCCCAGTTACCAAGCATA CTCCCGCCGTCACAATACGTCCACAAAATCAATCGCCCTACAAGAAACCATCTTTCTCGGCTGCCACGCCCAATCGCCTGCAGGGCGGTGGCTCGGTAGTGCACTCAACCGATGAGATTCAAAGACTTGCCCCCAGCACATCTACCGAGGAGCTAAACCAAGAAATGGCCAATCTGGAGGGCCTCATGAAGGATCTGAGCGCAATCACGGCCAACGAGTTCGAGTGTTAA